Proteins from a genomic interval of Pseudoalteromonas sp. MEBiC 03607:
- a CDS encoding VOC family protein: MAIPSLSGVDHCHLNVDDLAAAVKWYQQVLGFSVVPELAFWDEGKGPLTLEDQAKTIRLALFEAEGTSKGIAFGADAAQFLAWLEHLAQFDIKTVVADHGVTYSMYFKDCAGNSHEITSHDYEAIKKGLK; this comes from the coding sequence ATGGCTATTCCGTCACTATCTGGAGTTGATCACTGCCATTTAAATGTTGATGATTTAGCGGCTGCAGTAAAGTGGTATCAACAAGTACTTGGTTTTAGTGTGGTACCTGAACTCGCTTTTTGGGATGAAGGAAAAGGCCCTTTAACTTTAGAAGATCAAGCAAAGACGATTCGTTTGGCGCTATTTGAAGCAGAAGGCACAAGTAAAGGAATTGCCTTTGGCGCAGATGCAGCACAGTTTTTAGCGTGGCTTGAGCATCTAGCTCAATTTGATATTAAAACCGTTGTTGCAGATCATGGTGTTACTTACTCAATGTATTTTAAAGACTGTGCAGGTAACAGCCATGAAATTACTTCTCACGATTATGAAGCAATTAAAAAAGGCCTCAAATGA
- a CDS encoding HD domain-containing protein has translation MQPEIDFAALETQCRDFIMSLLHADVAHDISHIERVVRVAKQLCIAEQAEMAVVLPAAWLHDCVAVAKNHPDRAKASTMAADKALSFLASIHYPEQYFSAIHHAIAAHSFSANIKVQSVEAQIVQDADRMDALGAIGVSRCMKVGGSIGRYLYHKDDPFCLNREPDDTKYTLDHFFIKLLHISESMNTPSAKDEAKRRTEYMLAFLEQLKTEIGE, from the coding sequence ATGCAGCCAGAAATAGACTTTGCAGCTTTAGAAACTCAGTGTCGAGATTTTATTATGTCTTTACTCCATGCCGATGTCGCACACGATATAAGTCATATCGAGCGTGTTGTGAGGGTTGCAAAACAGTTATGTATTGCCGAGCAGGCAGAAATGGCAGTAGTGTTACCAGCTGCTTGGTTACATGATTGTGTTGCGGTTGCAAAAAATCACCCAGACCGTGCAAAAGCATCGACTATGGCCGCAGACAAAGCGTTGAGTTTTTTAGCCTCAATTCATTATCCTGAGCAGTATTTTAGCGCAATTCATCATGCTATTGCGGCACATAGTTTTAGTGCCAATATCAAAGTACAAAGCGTCGAAGCGCAAATAGTGCAAGATGCTGATCGAATGGATGCATTAGGCGCAATTGGGGTAAGCCGCTGTATGAAAGTAGGGGGCTCAATTGGTCGCTACCTGTATCATAAAGACGATCCATTTTGTTTAAACCGCGAACCAGACGATACAAAATATACCCTCGATCATTTTTTCATTAAGTTGTTACACATCAGCGAGAGTATGAACACGCCATCAGCAAAGGATGAGGCTAAACGACGCACAGAATACATGCTCGCATTTTTAGAACAGTTGAAAACTGAGATAGGGGAGTAA
- a CDS encoding class I SAM-dependent methyltransferase, with the protein MSSAIYLQAGREKSLKRKHPWVFSKAIKKVKGKPGLGDTVTIYDNDGKFLAIAAYSPQSQIRARVWSFDQNEIIDQAFFEKRLRRAYAAREQVISEGGLTGFRLSAAESDYLPGITIDKFDNVLVCQLLSAGAERHKGEIVAALMAIFPGCDIYERSDVDVRTKEGLEPIKGLLWGKEPTEPVIIEENGLKLEVDIIEGHKTGFYLDQRDSRAALERFVKDKTVLNCFSYTGTFSLYALRGGCKHVTNVDVSQPALDTAKRNVEHNNLDLSKVDFVKQDVFKLLRQYRDEGVQFDTIVMDPPKFADNKAQLTGACRGYKDINMIAMQILKPGGTLLTFSCSGLMEQNLFQKVVADAALDAGKDLLIMERLNQAADHPIAGSYPEGFYLKGLICKVY; encoded by the coding sequence ATGTCATCTGCTATTTACCTGCAAGCTGGACGAGAAAAATCATTAAAAAGAAAACACCCATGGGTGTTCTCAAAAGCCATTAAAAAAGTAAAAGGTAAGCCAGGACTAGGGGATACTGTCACTATCTATGACAATGACGGTAAGTTTTTAGCCATTGCTGCTTACAGTCCGCAATCGCAAATTCGCGCTCGCGTATGGAGCTTCGATCAAAACGAAATCATTGACCAAGCATTCTTTGAAAAACGTTTGCGCCGTGCCTATGCAGCCCGCGAGCAGGTGATCAGCGAAGGCGGTTTAACCGGTTTTCGTTTAAGTGCTGCTGAGTCTGATTACCTTCCCGGTATTACTATCGATAAATTTGATAATGTACTTGTTTGTCAACTACTAAGTGCCGGTGCAGAACGCCATAAAGGTGAAATTGTTGCTGCACTGATGGCTATTTTCCCAGGTTGCGATATTTATGAACGATCAGATGTTGATGTTCGCACTAAAGAAGGTCTTGAGCCAATCAAGGGCCTACTTTGGGGTAAGGAACCAACAGAACCTGTCATCATCGAAGAAAATGGCCTTAAACTCGAAGTAGACATTATTGAAGGCCACAAAACAGGCTTTTATTTAGACCAACGTGATAGTCGTGCTGCTCTTGAGCGCTTTGTTAAAGACAAAACAGTATTAAACTGCTTTAGCTACACAGGTACTTTCTCGCTTTATGCGTTACGTGGTGGCTGTAAGCACGTTACTAACGTAGATGTGTCACAGCCAGCGCTTGATACTGCTAAGCGTAACGTTGAGCACAACAACCTCGATTTATCTAAAGTTGATTTTGTGAAGCAAGATGTCTTTAAGTTATTACGCCAATACCGTGATGAAGGTGTGCAATTTGATACTATCGTTATGGATCCACCAAAATTTGCTGACAACAAAGCGCAATTAACGGGTGCGTGTCGTGGTTATAAAGATATCAATATGATTGCGATGCAAATCTTAAAACCAGGTGGAACCTTACTCACCTTCTCGTGCTCTGGATTAATGGAACAAAACTTATTTCAAAAAGTGGTTGCGGATGCTGCCCTTGATGCAGGTAAAGACTTATTGATCATGGAGCGACTAAACCAAGCTGCCGACCACCCAATTGCTGGCAGCTACCCAGAAGGCTTTTATCTGAAAGGCCTGATCTGT